A window of Toxotes jaculatrix isolate fToxJac2 chromosome 11, fToxJac2.pri, whole genome shotgun sequence genomic DNA:
AGGTGGCCTCTGGGTTTCCGATTTTCTTACCCCAGGGTGGAATCCTAATTTTCTTTGTCGGTTAGAGAGGTTGGTGTAATCCACTAGAGTCCTTTGCAGCCTCTGAGTCCATCTCCACAGAGTCCGTGGTGCCTGGCTGTTTTCCCCTGCTTCAGCTGAGAGGCTGCGGGCCTGTCTGCAGAGGAGTCAGTGGTGCATGGTGATTCCCCTGGGGTCATGTTTAATTAAATGGATATCTGTTGTGAGAAGAATAAAGAATATGCTGTGATGAGTAATGCAGGCTCAGAAGTTCCAGATGGGATAATATAACTCCCTCATTGTGATACAGTTATGACCTTTAATCTCGAatgctgaataaaaataaataaattagaataGAAAATAGGGTATCACTTTCTGACAACGCACCATTTATGAAGGACTATAAAGCTATAATTAATAGTTttattaatgatgaataaattatTTACTAATTCTTTATAGAGCAGTTCAAAGCTATTAAGAGGAAAAAGTTTTGTGCCAGGTTGTGGAGAATCCTCCTCCAGCACTTTGCCTGTCTATTAACTGAGCTTTATTATATCCTATATTAAAATCCACTTATAAAGAGCTTATTAAATTACAACTTACTATGGTTTATCCATTTATTAACTTACATACATAGACTTTGACTAGCTTCCAAAACTGtgtaagagaaaaataaagtgaatatGAAATGATGATAGTAAGAgctgttttattacatttttgagTTCTCACCTTTTGTTGTTTGAACAAAGACTCTTCTTTGGTTATAACATGgctgtgtttctcttcagtAATTATGTTATTATAGATGCTGGTAGAGCATTAATAAGTACTGAGCGTTTGACACGAATGTTATCAGATTTGCAGTTATAAATATTAGAATGACACCGATAAAGGGTCTTGGGTTTCTCAGTTTCTAATGAACCATTAGCAAAAATTAGTCAGTCATCAGCAATTATAACTGTTAACAAATGATGGGTTCTATAACCAATCAAGTCTGCCGTTGTAAATGTTGATAAGCACTTTGGTCCAGATGTCCTGCAGCCCATTTCCAGAAGATAGGCAGTCCACTGTATGGGGTCTTCCTAATGAATTAAAGAGCTAAAAAGACATTAATGACTTATAATTGTGAAAATGGTGCAAATGGCATATTAACCACTAATAATCTATAAATTACAGCTTTTGATAATGTTACCGTAAACAGAAAATCCCCCCGAAAACAGAGGAAGCCCTGTTCTTCTCTCATTGAACTTGATCAGTTTTTTCTATCaatcagcaccacggacagcgaCTAAGATAGTTTACATAAACACATGGTTCAGTTCTGACTGTTATTTATCATAAATTCATTCGCTTTAAGTAACGAACCAAACTTCTGGATCACCTGTAGACCAACATCTGCCGCAGCGAGTCGGTAAAACGTGAACGCGTCTTCTTTCAGAAACACAGCCTAAACTTATTCCTGTTGATACCTTGAATCGTGAAACGTCACCAAAAAAGAGTGTAACATCACGACATATGCGATCAAACTAAAGTGAACAAAGCATGACAAGTGTTACCTGTTGTGTCCGTGTTGTGCTGGATGAGCTGGGACAGACGCTCACTGGCCCGTGTCACTGACGCATTAGTGGACACATCCGGAGTATTAGTGCCACCTCATTTGTTCTCCAGGCGACCATTATTGTCTTAAGAGGTGTAAGCCTTTTAGATAAAGCCCCTGCAGCTGTGCAGCCATTACAGCCAGACTAATGATGATTAAGTACACTAATTGCACAACATTACAGTAACACTGACTAAAGTCTATTGCAGTTTGTCCTCAGGTAAACCTTGTCATTAATGAGCTAATGAAGTCcatatttttttcagcagaaCTGCAGAGAGGTACAGGTGGAAAAACTGAGCAGAGGATCCTCCAGACTGCCCTCACCACGGCGGTGAGATGGATAAACAACCCCACCCGGTGGCCAGCGTTGTCATGTCATACCTTCACCTCACTTTGAAGTCAGAGACGTCGCCCAAAAGCCATAAGGattgttttatttgaagaagaagaaggaaaaaaagtaaTTCATTTCGGCAATTTTATTAACAAACTCAATTTACAGTACAACAGTAAGACATCACGGCTTGAACAAGTTACACATCAGTCTAGATACTCTAAATACAGCCAAAATAAACAGGcgaaaaataataattaaagaagcaaacataatttaaaaagatACATAGAAGTAAGTATAGTAATATGGTGAATAAAGAAAATGCTACAGAGACGTCATGTGATTACAGAGTGTTTTCCACTCTTCTCAGGCACGCTTGACCTTTTTTTAGTTCCAGCAGTGGAAAGTAATTAAGCACCAGTACGAAGCATAAACATACTTAACTACAAATTTGAGGCACTTGTACTTGTCTTGGTCACTTCATTATAAGAGTGCCTAAAATGAAAATCATTGTCCAAAAAAAGGGGAAATATATAATGTCGCTTATTTCAGTCCACATCTTTACTTCATACATAAATGCACTATGGGAAGATATACGTGCATTATAATCAAATAACTAATGTCTAAGTGGATCATTGCAGTGAGAGTAACCCATGTCTAACTTAGCTGCATGCTTTGACCGATTGAAATTACTTTTTCTGGGCCGACTGACAACTTCTAGGatttaaaaaagtgttaaacATGCATTGCGCCAGTCAGTTGCTTTTTAACCAATCATGTGTTGCCTGTCCTCCACGCCCAGCTGTTTCCAGTGTCTCATGTCCTCCATGACAAGCACCGCCCCCAGCGTTTCACTGCACGGTGCTGCTTTCAAAGGCCTCTCACAAGCTTTGTTTTCCAGGAATCATTTCTGCTTAGTTGAGTATATTCTTATCATTGTTTTACTTATGTTGTACTGCCTTACAGAGGGAAATATCACAGGCTGTAtaaaaatattgtgttttttttatactattACTACCAACAGCTGCTTCACAAATTAAGATATTACATACGTATGATGATgttaaaatatgatgcattgtcAATAAAACTACTACTCTTAGCTTTACCTAGACCAATTATAACAGAAACATATGAGCTTTAATGTACTAGTAATTATCATGCACTAGATAATGCTTTTATAATTATAGACATGGCTATTGCGGTTTGCCCTTTAAACAAGTGGAGTAGAGAGCATCAAACAGCGTGTACTATTTACTGTATATCCCCGCCATTTGCGGTGATCTGTGTTTTACGATACTTTCAAGAGTACGAGAAGGCAGCATACGTCCACCCGGTGGTGCTGTGATATTGAGAGGTCATACATTTccgaaaaagaaagaaagcaaacgAGGTAGGTGTTAGCGCTGCCTGAATTCAcatatttaaatgatttaaatcacAGTCCGGCTAAGTTAACGATTACTCCCTCTCGATATGTGCCCTTGTAACGCTAACTGAAGTGCTAGCATATTAGTTAGCTTGTAAACAACCTGGATAGCTGTCCTGTTGACGTTATTTACCAAGAATTGGTTTGTTTTGACAGCATGGAAAGCTGTTTATTGTCCCGTGAAGCTGAACATACAATGCTGTGGGAATTTAGTGTGGTTTTGATATGCGGTTTGAGCATTGCCGTACTGCAGTGTGGTTGAGTGTTTGTTGGCTACTTTCGTTAGCCGCCTTGCTAACAGGAACCGGCAGCATGTCGTGATTTCCTCTCACCCATCTGTCACGGTATTTCTTTGATCAGCTACTTGCAGCGTGACTCATGTAATCTATTAGCATGTCCCACCAGCTATTCTGGCATATTTTTACTTTAAGGTGAAAAGGAATTTGTTAgatatgtatttgtatttgaacACCAGCCAGAAGTCGCGCGTGTGTTTTTATCAACACATTAAACGTTTGAGTCCTTGAATCAGTCGTATCAGCTGTTTCTTGCCCTTGTACACTTCTCCATCAACCTGCAGCCTTCAGAAGGGACCAGAGGTGATTAAGACCTTCCTAAGGCCTGAGCATTGGAGGGACTATCCCAGCACACGCTACAGGAATGCTGCATAACACATACATTCTCGTAATAGTTTAGTGTTTGCACTCACCTACATGAATGCCTCCAGCGTATTTACTGAATAAGTACATAGGTAAGAAAAGTGAAACGTGAAAAAGCGATTGGCCGATTGACAGAAAAGTTTAGGAAATGTCAGTGTCTTCATGTATATGTGGGGAATGGCAATTTTTCATTGGGCAACTAAATAACATTGCTtaatttttctgtccatcagtctAATACTCTtactcctaaccctaaccctgtctTATACAAGTGTGAGCTTAATACCTGAAAATCTGAATTGGCTTTAGAAAGTCATTATAGACAATTTTCAGTTTACttacattttaaaggaaaatcaGTTCCTCAGGAGAAAAACTGGCAGACTAaccaatcaaaaaaataattttttcccTAAGTGGTggtgtgtttgactgtttgaAAAAAACCACAAGTACAGACctatatttcactgtttttcagtACAGTCTTCGTTTATCTTATGCTAACAGCCACAACTGATAGAGGAAGTTAGAGATTAGCACATTGGCAGCTGAAAACTCCCAAAGAACCAACAATATGGCAAGACGACATtgtaataatttttttaatttgacaccGCAAGAAGAACACATCAGAACACTTTATTAAGCTTCAACCAAGTCCTTTATTTTTAAGAAAGTACTGAGAGGCAGAACATGCTGATGGAAAGTAAACCTAGGTGACTTGTATTTTCTCTGCGATAACTGTGTGCAGTTGTTCTGGGATGTATGCTGTTAAGTGGTGGGGGAGGTTGCTTTGCTTCAATGCAGCTCTGTACTGCAGCAGAGCTATTAATGGAGCAGAGGTGGGGGGCTTAACTGTACAGCCAggcttttttaattttaataatttcacCTGAAGGGCTGGGCTTGAAAACATTGCCATCAAATGTCTGTTGTGAtttgtattgttgtttttctgttttgatgatATCACATAGTTCCCCATTTAAATCataattttcacaattttcGACTGTATCTTATTTTGTTTGTAAGTTCTCGTATTTACACAACAGATTTGAGAACCTTGTCTTCTtttgataaattaaaaaaaagcttttgtggAAACACATGTATACACTTCTCAAAGTAAATTATAAAATCTGTATCATTCTGGTATCTATACTGAAATGCAATAACCAGATCAGCATTGCTACCAAAAAATGTGACAGATCAATTGTTTGTCTGAAATACTTCCAAAATTTTACTCTTGTATTAACACGTCAATCCAGAATAGACTTGTAAAAGagtttgaattttaattaaaatttatgTCATTGATCAAAGGAAGCCAGGATGTCTGGAGAGCTGTCCCTCAGCATAAACATCAAGGAGCCACGATGGGACCAAGGTACATTCATGGGGCGCGCCAAGCACTTCTTCATGGTCACAGATCCCAGGAACGTCCTGCTGTCCTCTGAGACTCTGGAGGAGGCCAGAGTGATCGTGGAGAACTACAGGTATGGGGGTTCGGAAGATAGAGGATGGAGTAGGAGTATAAATGATAATGTTATGGTGGGTGGGGTGGTTCAAGGCACGAATAGAAATGAGTATTGATGTGACCAGATGTAGATCCATTCGTTACATGTTGTAAAGGCATATCTAAAACTTAGATTTAAGAtagattttacattaaatttaGTTGACAAATAAATTAGTAAACTATGATATCTGGACTTAAAGTAAAGTGGTACCATTTAGAATTAGGTGCAGGTTCATCATTCAGTAAGGTTCTTCCTTCTCAATATGACATTGACGTTTTTATGTTGTGAATTTTTGAGCTACGATGTATAAAAATGGTTAAATATCTCCTGTGTTGTAAATTTTGTTCAAAAGACTCAAACACTCCgctgtttttgactttttcagaGCCGGGATCGTGAAGCCTGGTCTGACGGAGGATGAGCTCTGGCGAGCAAAGTACATCTACGACTCCGCCTTCCACCCCGACACGGGCGAGAAGATGTTTGTGATTGGGCGGATGTCTGCTCAGGTGCCAATGAACATGTCCATCACAGGGTGCATGCTCACCTTCTACAGGTACAGCACGTTTCAGTACATGGTTCAAAACAAGATTTATGAATTAAAATAGAGAAATAGTGATCTGCCAAAATGGTGAATAAATTCAATATGGTTTTGATTCGACTGTAAATTCAGCCTTAGTACAGCATGCAGCAAAGCATAAAAATAGAGATTTTAATCCCTGCACAGAGTGAAAATCCTcttaaagaatgaaaaatataaCTCATGACTGAATAAATCACTGAGCGGCTGAGAGGACAGTGAAGCCGTGTGATAATGTTATGTTGAAACAAACTTAATATTAACAAGAAATAAACTGACTCTAGTTTTGATAATAGATGTAATGGTTTagatttattaaattaaaattatctgctcacagatgaaaaaaaaatagtttcaaataaataaataataaactgctTTCCCCTGTTTGTCATGATGGACAGATAAAGACTTGTTGATAAAGTGGAATTATAGTCACTGGAAAAAATGGTGTTGTGAAATCAAAGTTTTTTGAAAAGGCACgttttcaaataaaaactgcaggaattaaatgaaaatgacctGCAATAAACGCTGTTATTACAAAAATAAGCAGGATGAAATAACAACTCATTATACATGtgcttttttacatttaaaaatgtgttttttaaaaaatttccaTGTTTATATTATAAAAGTGGTCTATACTTATTTCtaattatttatgtattaatATTGATTACACttatttaatattaaacacTTTGGGCTtccatattttacatattttaataattttattaaatttgaataataattttGGCTGGTGAACAGACGAGTGATCAGTGGGTTAGCAGCATGCACTGCTGTGTGCCACAGTGTCAATTTCTTCATACTGTCACTGGAGGGCGCTAAAGTATgatatttcagattttacaCGTGGTGGCTTTAAAGAGTGAAGTTgacacaaagaaacaataaGGTTAAATATAAGTAAAGGGCATTGTGTGCTGTTAGAGTGTGAAATCCTCTGAGACGAACCTGTCATTGTGGgctaaacaaaaaaacttgTTACTACACTTGTCATATGTGCAGTATACAACAAAACTTAATACACAGCTTCTCAGTATTGCTAAAATGTGAAGTAATTACAAATCCTGTCcgtttatgttttgtttttcagccaaagCCTGAGAAAAATTAAGccaattaatttaaaaaacagacatgtttgATGTTTCATATTAAAGAGCCAATTGCAAAAGTCAGTACAGCCTTAATTAGTGAGATTTCACtcgttttattttttgaatatagcttttatatatattttttatgaccGATTTAATCCTCCTGGGCATGGATGATACTAGACTTTCACAAATCTGTAGAGCAATGTTCAGCCATTTTTCAcagatgattattttcatctcCTCTTTGAGAAAGCTTTGATATTTACGACTTATTTTATGGCCTTGTTCACGCAATTAGCCTTAACTGGAATACAGTGATTTTGATGCAGTGGTCACAGCTGTTCTCACTTCTGTTGCATTGAGGTTGTACTTTGAGGTCTGTATTTTCTATGTAGTTTATCAAACAGATATCTTGATCTTCGTCTTATACGTACCAGCTGTAATCAGCACTAAACTGCTGGGTTGACTGTTAATCTGCAAAATTGCTTCCTTAAAATAAGTAATGACTGGGGGTACcagcagtgtgttcagtgtAACATATGAGCCACCCTTTGTCTACTGTGTGGACTGGAAAACAACACACTCAGTCCACTGCAGTAATCTTTAGACAGCTATGTATGAATGCACCtttaaggttttgttttttgcacgTTTAGTCTACCATGCCAACACTGTAGTTTTTACCTTACACTGTGTGAAATCTCACTTCCTCAAACACACTGTGGTTCTCTCATGCTTGCAGGACTACTCCAGCAGTGGTGTTCTGGCAATGGGTTAACCAGTCCTTCAACGCTGTCGTCAACTACACCAACCGCAGTGGAGATGCACCCATCACCGTGAAGTAGGAAGGACTTCTCACTTCACTTCCAGTCTAGATCATTCCTGTCCTCCCTCTAAACTAGTGTCTGTAAGGAGGCTGTGGGAGCTGCTGTCCTCTCCCCTTCCCTCACAGCGGTATTACGTTCCACTGTTAAGCATGTTCAGCCCCATGTCACCGTGCACTCATGCTGACAAAGGCTCAGTGCTCCCAGTTGATGTCAGGTCAACATGTATTTGCATTATTTTCATTCTGCCACAAAATGCATCTTTCAGATGCTGCAGAAATGCATCCGATGCATGCGTTCAGGAGGGTTGCCTTCAGGACATGCAAATGCGTGTTGGTGGATTAAGCATGCTCTTGAGGATGAACGCTAtagtgtctttctctgttttgtcattatttttgaaatgttcttGTTTATTTACCTTTGCATAGTCATACATAGCATGAATTTTCACTTAAACTGCAACAACTCCTCtctgaaatatttcactttagTGTATCTGATAGATTGTCGGCCGCAAGCCTCATGTGATGTAGCACAAGTCAGCTATTTATAATGTGGGAAAATGCTGAAAGAGGAAGTACGTTATTAATGTGAGATATACGTCTGATGCATCTGTCTCTTTGCAGCCAGCTCGGTGCAGCCTATGTCAGTGCTACTACTGGAGCTGTAGTCACTGCCTTGGGACTCAAGTCTGTAGCTTCGGTAATGCCCGAGTTCAAGTAAATAAGCACATGAACACTGATTTGCGTACATATTTGAAAATTTGTGCAGAGATTTGATACTGGTCGTCCCAATGTGTCTCCCTTGCAGCGTCTCCCTCCAATCATCAGCCGGTTTGTCCcctttgctgctgttgctgctgctaacTGTATCAACATTCCCTTCATGAGACAGAGGTGAGATCTCAAGAGTAAAAGCCCACGacctctgttttgttctccCAGGAGCTTTTAGGAATTGCAACAGGTGCTATAGCTACTCTacaagacttttatttttgcttctgCCAGAGAGTTGAAGTACGGTATCCCTGTGATGGATGAGAATGGAAACAGGCTAGGAGAATCTGCTAATGCTGCCAAGCAGGCCATCGTGCAGGTGGTGGTGTCAAGGATCGGCATGGCAGTGCCAGCAATGGGTAATGTAAAGATTATATGTACTGGTTTGTGAAAGCGgctataattaatatttttataacaATCTGCAGTTCCACTCAGCTTAGCAGAGCTTTTCAGTGAGGCCCAGCTCACTGTTTagcaaaaacagctaaaaatagAGGTAAAAGCacataaaatcacacacaacaaTAAACATCTCAGTCACAGCATAACATAAAAACCGGTATGCAACCAGCCCTTGTCATCCCACCTAAATCATCCATGGTTAAAACCGTTGTTGGCATGAGAGATGAATGAATTTCCCACAGCTGAAGTATGAAATTAACCTttttgaaaataacatttttgcttttgttgttgaagcagaAGACTTCACCTGATTTATCTTTACTTTTTACAGCTATCCCCCCTGTTATAATGAATTCTCTGGAGAAGAGAGCGTTCATGAAGGTAAGCAGACTGCATGCATGACTGTTATCCTGGTGTTTTGACAAGGCTGAAAAGATTCCTTCTGCATTCAGCGTGGTCTGTGGATGGCCTCGTGATCTAACAGGTCACATTGATGATTTGTTTGCCTGATTTCACTTAATTTCTCTCTGATTTTATCTCCCTGTAGCGGTTCCCAATTCTAAACGCTCCAGTCCAGGTGGGGCTCGTCGGTCTGTGGTAAGTAAATAACACTATCAACAGTTTTTGTATGGACTTGAAAGTATCTGTACTTAAAGGGGGAATTGGTAACACTGTCTAAAACATCCCTCTCTATGTCTTGTTTTCAGCCTGGTGTTTGCAACTCCTCTGTGCTGTGCCCTGTTCCCGCAGAAAAGGTGCCAAGAGCCACTTTCAAGTCACTTTCattggacatttactcaactgTAGCAGCAAACTAATCTTGTTCAATCGTCTCTTTGTAGCTCCATGAGTGTGAGCGGACTGGAGGCAGATCTTCAGGAGAGGATACGACAGACCAGTCCCCACACCACCACCGTCTACTTCAACAAGGGCCTGTAGGACCAGATAACTAtgtctttgcacacacacacaagacatacagacactcacacagatataCTACACATGTATTTTGTCCTGTGGGCACAAATGGGAgagcaaaacatttatttatgcattttttgttgttgttgtgtgtacTGAAGcatttgtggggtttttttatgTGCAACAGTGGAGGATGATGATTAATTTACGGTTTTGAAAAAGAGGATCTACTGAAGGGAAAACTGAACACTTTGAGACGGACGATCACTGGCAGTTCTCTCTGTACATAGATATCACTCCttagacaagaaaaaaatgactcctggtgtttttatttttatttttttgtgtgtgtgttgtggtgtgttttctgtcttcctttggTCAAAACTGCCTGTAATATGGCAGTTCATGAAGTTACTGATTTGTGTTTGACTCACCAATGTTTCATGTTGCGTTCAGGTTCATGCTAGTCCTCTGAGAAATAATTAATTACTCCAGCTTAAAATGAAGGCTTGTGCTTCTAAGTCGTGTATGTTATTGCTTCTGAATGTCACATAATTGTTTTTGCATTTCCAGTTCTTCCCTTGTCATTTATCGCATTATTCTGTTTCTGGAAGTAATATTTTAAGCTGTTAAACATTGACTGCGGTAGGTTACAGTTGTTACACTTAAACTGGACAAACCATTGCGTTAATTAGCTCTAAACAGTCCAGCCCCTGGTGAATAAGTTCCTCTTTTGTTGTACTCTGCCTCCTTGTTAACTGCTGCAGCTTTTTACTCTCTTCAGCTCTCCTTTAAGTGTACTTATGCCCCTTCATATTCTTAGACCAGGTAATGAGGTGCTAGGTACATGTGGCAACAAAAATATGTAGGAATTATGTTACAGAAAGTCACAAAGCACAGCCGCAGAGTACATTAGTTAACACTGGTGAGTGTGATCTTTGTCAGCGTAAATATGTACTGTTGCCATGGCAGTGGCAGCCTGTTTTTCAAGGCCTTTTATCATTTGAATTCACTTTGTGAACTTGTGCGGCCGCTATCTTTAGTAGCATTTTGATGAGTTGTTTGATTGTTGTAGGTGATGGTGCTTGTGTGGTGGAAAGGAATGTCCTGTGTTGTGTCAGCGTGTGGTTGCTAAGATAAAATGCTGTGATCAGGCCTCGGACAAAAATGTACTGCTGTTGTCATGCGGAAACTTTCTAACTCCACGTGACCTTAAGGATAGCAGGAGCAGCTTGGAAGAAGTCAGGGTGGTTTGGTGGTCAAGCAGAGCTGTCTAATTAAGTTTGAGATAGCAGGGTTTTCTTGTGCAGCAAATAGCTAGCCACCTGCAAAACTGTCTCATGCACTCGAGCCATTGATGTTCCATTGTACCAAATGACAGTAGCTAATGTGTGACAGAGTCAAATTACTAAATGCTTGTATCCAGGTCAGGGCAGTGGATAATTGTGTGCACAGTCTTTGTTGTTACGTCGTTAAAGTCGGACAGTTTGGCTGAGTTTGAGCTTCTCTGATCAAATACGTTCACACTGTTGACCAAGCTCTCCAAACGCACAACTGTCCATTGTGGGTAGATAGTAATGATTGTGTCTGTGAGGAATAAGTATATTTTTCTTggatatatttataaatatagtGTGCATATACAAATCTCtctttatatataaatatatgatgTATAATGTAAGGAGCACATATGCATGAGGAATTTTAGAGATTTTAACTTGGAGGTGTGCGTCTGGTTGTGAATCCACCAGATGGCCCCACATATGCATCAGAAAACAATGTCAGCTGCTTGTGTTACGGGAGGACAGAGGGGTGTAATTTATTGCAAAGGAGCGAGTGCTCCTCTTGATTTAGGGCAAACGAGCTCTCAGATTAGTTGAGTGTTCCTCTGGTTGGACTTTACTATGATTCACTGTTGGTTTCAAGCGATGTTttgtgcacacaaaaaaaaaacaacctaaacCCAACAGTAAGATTGTACAGTCCATGCTCGTACTTGAATACATCTCCATCAAGCATCTGTAGTCACTTGAGTTTATGTTTCTGAAATTTATGGTGGTACAATCTTTCATTGAAACTGGTTGAGTGTTACAGGACTGTGGCAACTTGCAATTGCATTTTTACGATGGAACTTCTATACAGACAGAATTACACAATGACCATGCTTACGTGTGATCTTGAAATCTAATGGTTTCACTCCAAAATCCTGTCCCGATCATTTTTGAAGATTGTTCTCACCTGAGATTCTTATTTCTATCCTTAGATAGGAAAAGAGTATCTTGACATGACTCCTAACTTCTGTAGGAAATGTGTTTGTATCACTTTCAAATGATTTCAGTGTGGTGTGAAACTCctctttcagctgctcttttaCTCATCGTTTTTCGtattttcatatgaaaatgtGACTCCCAGACGGGAATCAAACTCTTTCTGTATCGCCCGTGTTAATAGACAGTTGGTGCTGTCTGAGTCCCCCTTGCCTCCCTCTGTAACACCGAgacataaccacacacacactgcaggacagTGTTTCAGAGTTAGCATCACTACTTTGTTCCTGTATCTGTGACTACATCATTAAGACATCTTTTTTTGTGCTACAGTGCTGATGGTAGTTATTGTGAGTGTTGCGCTTTTGGGGTGTTTTCCTGCTGAGGGTAAAACTGCACTATATAACCtttgctgtgctgctgtagGAGCTAGTTGGATTTGTGTTGC
This region includes:
- the sfxn3 gene encoding sideroflexin-3 encodes the protein MSGELSLSINIKEPRWDQGTFMGRAKHFFMVTDPRNVLLSSETLEEARVIVENYRAGIVKPGLTEDELWRAKYIYDSAFHPDTGEKMFVIGRMSAQVPMNMSITGCMLTFYRTTPAVVFWQWVNQSFNAVVNYTNRSGDAPITVNQLGAAYVSATTGAVVTALGLKSVASRLPPIISRFVPFAAVAAANCINIPFMRQRELKYGIPVMDENGNRLGESANAAKQAIVQVVVSRIGMAVPAMAIPPVIMNSLEKRAFMKRFPILNAPVQVGLVGLCLVFATPLCCALFPQKSSMSVSGLEADLQERIRQTSPHTTTVYFNKGL